DNA sequence from the Eubacterium sp. 1001713B170207_170306_E7 genome:
ATGCTGCGTGAATTTGACGTGGATATCATTCATAAAAAAATGGTACTTGCCGGAGCCGGCGGCGCGGCCCGGGCCATCGCCATACAGGCGGCTCTGGACGGTGTAGCGGAAATTGTGATCTTTAACCGGAGCCTGGATAAGGCGGTTAAAATCGCCGACGACATTAACCGCCATACGGACTGCGCCGCTTCGGCTTACAATATTGCCGATACAGCGCAGCTTGGCCGAGCGCTTGAGGACGCCGCGCTGTTTACCAACGCCACCCAGATCGGCATGGAGCCCAATCCCGGGCAATCGGTAATCAAGGACAAGGGTCTGCTCCATCCTGGCCTTGTGGTGTCCGATATTGTGTACAACCCCAGAGAGACAAAGCTGTTAAAAATGGCCGGAGAGCAGGGCTGTAAGACCGTCGGCGGCCTGGGCATGCTGCTCTGGCAGGGGGCCGATGCCTTTAAGCTGTGGACTGGATGCGAAATGCCGGCCGGAGACATACAAAATAAATATTTTAAATAACAGGAGGCAGAACATGTCAAAAACCTTAACCCGAGATGAAGCCCTGGCGCTTCTGGAAGAATACAACGAGAGCGACGCTCTGGTAAAACACGGCCTGGCCGTGGAAGGCGTCATGCGCCATTTTGCCCGGAAATATGGTGAGGACGAAGAAAAATGGGGAATCGTCGGGCTCCTTCATGACCTGGATTACGAAAAGTATCCGGAGCAGCACTGTGTGAAGGTTCAGGAAATTATGCAGGAGCGTGACCTTGATCCGGAAATCATCCGGGCAGTGGCCAGCCACGGCTATGGGCTGTGTGTGGATATTGAGCCCCAGTCGCAGATGGAGAAGGTTCTCTACACCATTGATGAGCTGACCGGCCTGGTTAACGCCACTGTCATTATGCGGCCGTCTAAAAGCGTGCTGGATCTGGAGACCAAGTCTGTTAAAAAGAAATTCAAGAGCAAAGGGTTTGCCGCAGGCGTCAACCGCGAGGTCATTAAAAATGGCTGTGAACGGCTGGGCATGGACCTTGGCGACGTGATCGAGGAGGTCATTCTGGGGATGCGTGAGGTCTGTGACGCCATTGATCTCAGAGGCGAGGTCGAAAATTAACCCGAATTCGCATGAAATCATCTTTTATCGCACAAGCGGTAATGCTATAATACTATATTAGAAAAAGAAATTTACTTGAGAGGCAAATAAAATGAGTTTATTACAGGAAACTCTGGATAAAATCCAGAAAATTGACGAAGCGGCCAAGAAGCAGTCGAGAGAACGTATTGACATCCTTTTGAAACCCGTAGGGAGCCTGGGCGTTCTGGAAAATATCGCCGAGCAGCTTTCTGCTATTACCGGAGAGGTAATCCCAGACATTAAGAAAAAAGCAGTGCTCTGCTTTGCCGGCGACCACGGCGTTTGCGACGAAGGCGTGTCTGCCGCGCCGCAGGTATTCACCGAGCTGATGACCCCGATGATCGCGGCCTACAGAACCGGTGTCGGCGTGCTCAGCCGCCTGGCAGGCGCCGATGTTTTTGTCTATGATGTGGGCATGATTCCAGACCTTCCGGCAGACTGTGACGCCGTGGATAAGAAAATCCGCCGCGGTACCGCCAATATGCGCAAGGAACCCGCAATGACCCGCGAAGAAGCGGTCAAAGCCCTGGAAATCGGCATTGAAGCCGCTAATGAAGCCATCGGCAAGGGTTATAGGGTTCTGGGAACCGGCGAGATGGGCATTGGCAACACGACCCCGAGCACTGCGATCTTCGCTGTTTTGGGCGGTGTTGATCCAGAGGAAATCACCGGTGTTGGCGCCAACCTTTCCGAAGACCTGACCAAGAACAAGGCACAGGTAATCCGCGACGCCATCGCGTTAAACCAGCCGGATAAAAACGATCCCGTTGATATCATGGCAAAGGTCGGCGGCCTGGAAATCGCCGCGATGACAGGCGTTATGCTCGCAGGCGCTGCCAGCCATGTACCGGTGGTTGTCGACGGCTATATCTCCACCGCGTCCGCGGCCATTGCCATCGCTTTGAAACCTGAGGTCAAGGATTACCTGATCTGCTCGCACGCTTCGGATGAAAAGGGCGCAAAATTTGGCTCAGAGCTGTTAAATTTTGCACCGTTTTTACACATGGATATGCGTTTAGGCGAAGGCAGCGGGGCCGCGCTGGCTTTCTATCTGCTGGACGCCGCAGTCGCCATGAACCGCGATATGGCCACCTACGCAGACGTGAACATGGACGTTGTTTAAACAGAAAAACAGAGACACAGGAGGCAGAATATGATTCGACAGGTATCTGTATTTATACAAAACAGTGAAGGCCGTCTGAGTGAAATGCTCAAGGTACTAAAGGCCGAAGATGTAAATATCCGTTCCTTAACCATAGCGGAAACCGCTGACTACGGCGTGGTCCGTCTGATTTTACAGAACACGGATAAAGGACTGGAAGCGCTCAGAGAGGCGCATATCATGGCAAACGAGACGAATGTCATGGCGGTTGAGATTCCGGATCGTCCGGGCGGAATGAGCGACATGGTCGAGCTGCTGACAGAGGGCGGTATCAACATCGAGTATGCTTACTCCTTTCTGCCGCAGAACACCTCCAACGCCATCATCATTTTCAAAATTGATGAGGACGACGTTGAGAAGGTACGGGAGGCGTTCGGCAAGGAACCTCACGCCAACCTCCTGGAAAGCGATGAGCTGCTCATGAAATAAAGCAGAATCTGAAAAATGGCATCTCCCCGGGAGATGCCGTTTTTTATTGGAGCGGCGCCGGATTCGGGCTCCGGTTGGCAGCGGGATGAGCGGTCCTGGTATAAAAAGTATGAAAAAGTCTCGTAAAATAAAGACTTTTATATTTTTTAATAGACTTTTTGGTGAAATATAGTATAATAAAGTCATTATCCAATTTTGATAGTGAATAAATAATTTTTTCAGTAAAAACCCCACCCCAAATTAACGAGAAAGGAACTGTTAATGGTAGCTAAATCAAAAAAAGGGACGCTCACCAAACAGAACATTATTAATGCAGCCAAGCAGCTTTTTTATGAAAATGGCTATAATAAAACAGGTATCCAGGATATAGCGGATTATGCTAATGTAAAGCTGGGAACAATCACCTATTATTTTAAGAAAAAAGATGATATGATTTCTGATATTTACAATACCTTTTTTATGGCGCTTTATGATTATGTTTCGGAAGCGTCAGAAAAGGATTTGAACCTTTACACCAAGTACTGCTTTGCACTGGTACTGTACTACAATGCAATTTTATCTGCCCCCCACAACGCTCTTCTGTATTACGAGGTGCTGGTTAAGAACGTAGACAATGGCGGACGCCTGTCCATCACCAAAACGCTCAACCGCTCCTGCCTGGATTTTTTAAACAAATCCTATACAGACGAGGACTTGGATGTCATTGCAATGGCTGAGTTTGGTTCCCGAAAAGAACTGTTCATCAATTATTATGAACGCGAAATCGAATTTGAAAAAGACCAGATGTGCTTTTACTTTGTGAAAACACTCTTCCGGCTGATGGACCTGGACGGCGATATGATCCAGAACACCATCAAGCAGGCCTTTGATTTTTTAAGGGATAAAAATCCGGAGCACATCCGGTTTCTGGTTTAAACCAAAAGCAACCCGTACCATGGCGATACGGGTTGCTTTTTTATGCGAAGAAGCCTTTTAACAAAGGCCGTTTTTAAACTGCATCATCATTTCATTGGTGAGGCTGAAGCCGTCGGCCTCGACAGGCATTTCCTCCCGCGTGAACCATTTGGCGACAGCCAGTTCATTTTCATCCAGGGTGATGGTGTCGTTGCCGTCCAGGTCTGCAAAGAAACCGAACAGGAGCGAGTCCGAAAAGGGCCAGGGCTGGCTTTTATAATAACGGATATTCTTCACCTTAAGGCCGACCTCCTCCATCACCTCGCGCTTAACGGTTTCCTCGATGGTTTCGCCGATTTCGGCAAAGCCGGCCAGCAGGGCATATTTTTTAAAGGCCCGCCCGGCGTATTTGGACATGAGGATACGGTCGCCGTCCATTACCGCGACGATAACGGCAGGAGAGATTTTGGGGTACTCCAGATTGCCGCATTCCGGACAGTAGAGCATGCGCTCATTGGCGGCAGGCTTCATGGGAGCACCACAGCGCCCGCAGAAACGGCGGTTCCGGTACCAGTTGTAAAGCTGGTAGCCCACCAGCCCGGCGTAGGTCAGGTAACGGGGGCTTGTGCGGCGCAGGGCCTGCATGCTTTCAAGGTAAAAATCCTCGCCGAAAGCAGCCTCAGGGGCTTCGGAAAGATAAAAAGTATCTCCGCCGACAGAGAAGAGATAGGCATAGCGCCCGGCCATATCCGGCGGAATGTCAGAAAAACGGGGGAAGGAGATGGCTTCATCACTGTGTCTGAGAAGAATGTCATTATCCTTATACCACAAAATATAAGCATCCTTTTCCGGCGGCGTGGGTTCGTATTCGTTTGCCAGCCGGTAAGGTTCAATGTCCTGTATCATGATTTTACTCCTTTGGTGCTGTGAAATGACGCTGGGCTTAAGCGCCAGCGTCTGCTACTAACTATACCATAACAGCGCCCAAACAACAATGCGCGGGCCATTAAAAAACATCCCGTATCGTGACGATACGGGATGCTGTGGATTACAGGAGAGGATAGGAGACACTCCTGTTCTATTGGTTAGGAGAGGAAAACATCAACAGATTTTGATGTTTTTATTAGTGGGTAAAACCATATACGCCCTTGTCGTTAACCTGGTCGCCGCCGTGTGGCAGAATGTGTGCTTCGTCCAGTTCCTTGATCGCACGGTTCATGTCTTCCATGAGCAGAACGCCAAGCTGTTCGCTTAAGTCCGCACGGACAACGACTCTCTGGATAATGTCGTCCTGTAAGTTTTCCGGCAGTGGATAAGCCGGTACCTGCCAGCCCTTCATACGGATACGGTCTGCAAGGTCATATAAGTTCCATTCTTTGTTCGCGTCTTTTTTCATCTTCCAGCAGACGATCGGTAAGTTGGAGCCATCGTTGTAGATTTCAAATAAGCCGGTTTTTTCCAGTTCTTTAGAGATGTACATGGCAACGTCTCTGGTTCTTTCGTGGATTTTCTTGTAGCCTTCATAGCCGTAGCGTAAGAAGTTGTAATACTGTCCGATAATCTGGCTTGCAGAACGGGAGAAGTTGATGGCCATGGTTGGTAAGCTGCCGCCCAGGTAGCTGACGCTGAAGATTAATTCCTTCGGTAACCATTTTTCATCTCTCCATAATACCCAGCCGATACCAGGATAGACCAGGCCATATTTATGACCGGAGGTATTGATGGATACAACATTTTTCAGTCGGAAATCCCATTCCAGGTCAGGTTCGATGAATGGGGCGAACATACCGCCGGAAGCACCGTCAACATGGATATAGATTGGGAATTTAGGGTTTTTCTGGTTGTAGTCTTCGACTAAAGCGTCCAGAGCCTTGATGTCATCGAATTTACCGGTGTAGGTAATGCCCATGATCCCAACGATACCGATGGTATACTCATCGACAAAGTCCATGACTGTGTCCATGTTCATGCTCATATGCTGTTCGTCCAATGGCACGAGTCGCATTTCGATGTCCCAGTACACACAGAATTTTTCCCAGCATACCTGATAGCCAGAGGAAATAACCAGGTTTGGTTTCTTAGCCTTAACGTCTAAGCCCTGTTTGATCGCGTTATTACGCCATCTGAATTTCATCGCCATACCACCGAGCATACAAGCTTCGGAAGAACCTACGGTAGAGGTGCCTAAGAATTTTTCATTATCCGGTGCATGCCACAGATCAGCAATCATATTAACACAGCGGTTTTCAAGTTCTGTTGTCTGAGGATACTCAGATTTATCAATCGCGTTTTTTTCAAGGGTTTCGGCCATGATCTTTGTAGCTTCTGGTTCCATGTAGGTCTGGCAGAAGG
Encoded proteins:
- the nudC gene encoding NAD(+) diphosphatase, with translation MIQDIEPYRLANEYEPTPPEKDAYILWYKDNDILLRHSDEAISFPRFSDIPPDMAGRYAYLFSVGGDTFYLSEAPEAAFGEDFYLESMQALRRTSPRYLTYAGLVGYQLYNWYRNRRFCGRCGAPMKPAANERMLYCPECGNLEYPKISPAVIVAVMDGDRILMSKYAGRAFKKYALLAGFAEIGETIEETVKREVMEEVGLKVKNIRYYKSQPWPFSDSLLFGFFADLDGNDTITLDENELAVAKWFTREEMPVEADGFSLTNEMMMQFKNGLC
- a CDS encoding HDIG domain-containing metalloprotein translates to MSKTLTRDEALALLEEYNESDALVKHGLAVEGVMRHFARKYGEDEEKWGIVGLLHDLDYEKYPEQHCVKVQEIMQERDLDPEIIRAVASHGYGLCVDIEPQSQMEKVLYTIDELTGLVNATVIMRPSKSVLDLETKSVKKKFKSKGFAAGVNREVIKNGCERLGMDLGDVIEEVILGMREVCDAIDLRGEVEN
- a CDS encoding glutamate decarboxylase, which translates into the protein MLYSKDDQDKLKDRYLTPIFGTEASDEPLPKYKLRKDPVEPEVAYRLIKDDLLDEGSARLNLSTFCQTYMEPEATKIMAETLEKNAIDKSEYPQTTELENRCVNMIADLWHAPDNEKFLGTSTVGSSEACMLGGMAMKFRWRNNAIKQGLDVKAKKPNLVISSGYQVCWEKFCVYWDIEMRLVPLDEQHMSMNMDTVMDFVDEYTIGIVGIMGITYTGKFDDIKALDALVEDYNQKNPKFPIYIHVDGASGGMFAPFIEPDLEWDFRLKNVVSINTSGHKYGLVYPGIGWVLWRDEKWLPKELIFSVSYLGGSLPTMAINFSRSASQIIGQYYNFLRYGYEGYKKIHERTRDVAMYISKELEKTGLFEIYNDGSNLPIVCWKMKKDANKEWNLYDLADRIRMKGWQVPAYPLPENLQDDIIQRVVVRADLSEQLGVLLMEDMNRAIKELDEAHILPHGGDQVNDKGVYGFTH
- a CDS encoding TetR/AcrR family transcriptional regulator, whose translation is MVAKSKKGTLTKQNIINAAKQLFYENGYNKTGIQDIADYANVKLGTITYYFKKKDDMISDIYNTFFMALYDYVSEASEKDLNLYTKYCFALVLYYNAILSAPHNALLYYEVLVKNVDNGGRLSITKTLNRSCLDFLNKSYTDEDLDVIAMAEFGSRKELFINYYEREIEFEKDQMCFYFVKTLFRLMDLDGDMIQNTIKQAFDFLRDKNPEHIRFLV
- a CDS encoding shikimate dehydrogenase, whose translation is MVEITGTTKLICLLGSPVAHSVSPAMHNMAFSLLGLDYAYLAFEVGEPQLAEAVKGLKLLNARGWNLTMPNKTKMCELVDELSPASQLMEAVNTVVNEDGVLKGYTTDGSGYMRMLREFDVDIIHKKMVLAGAGGAARAIAIQAALDGVAEIVIFNRSLDKAVKIADDINRHTDCAASAYNIADTAQLGRALEDAALFTNATQIGMEPNPGQSVIKDKGLLHPGLVVSDIVYNPRETKLLKMAGEQGCKTVGGLGMLLWQGADAFKLWTGCEMPAGDIQNKYFK
- a CDS encoding ACT domain-containing protein — translated: MIRQVSVFIQNSEGRLSEMLKVLKAEDVNIRSLTIAETADYGVVRLILQNTDKGLEALREAHIMANETNVMAVEIPDRPGGMSDMVELLTEGGINIEYAYSFLPQNTSNAIIIFKIDEDDVEKVREAFGKEPHANLLESDELLMK
- the cobT gene encoding nicotinate-nucleotide--dimethylbenzimidazole phosphoribosyltransferase yields the protein MSLLQETLDKIQKIDEAAKKQSRERIDILLKPVGSLGVLENIAEQLSAITGEVIPDIKKKAVLCFAGDHGVCDEGVSAAPQVFTELMTPMIAAYRTGVGVLSRLAGADVFVYDVGMIPDLPADCDAVDKKIRRGTANMRKEPAMTREEAVKALEIGIEAANEAIGKGYRVLGTGEMGIGNTTPSTAIFAVLGGVDPEEITGVGANLSEDLTKNKAQVIRDAIALNQPDKNDPVDIMAKVGGLEIAAMTGVMLAGAASHVPVVVDGYISTASAAIAIALKPEVKDYLICSHASDEKGAKFGSELLNFAPFLHMDMRLGEGSGAALAFYLLDAAVAMNRDMATYADVNMDVV